Within Lolium rigidum isolate FL_2022 chromosome 5, APGP_CSIRO_Lrig_0.1, whole genome shotgun sequence, the genomic segment GGTCTCTAGATAGTAGTAGTTAGTGAGTACCTAATGATGAAAATCCGTTGATTCAATGAGTCTTCTAAGTTTTCCTTTTGTTTTGATCAACAGATGTGCAAAATATGCAGCTTCAGTCTAAATTCATGTGCATTTCTAACTCAATTAATGTACAACAAAAGCGTGAATGCTCTTTTGCATGTTACAGTGATCAACCCAACAAAGCTGGTGTGTGATTGTTTACCAGTGTAACCATCTTGACCTATTTCTGAATCCCTGGTTGGCTGATACCATTCGTTTTATTTTGTGGACACAAAAATAACCCGACCACAAATAGTACGAAATATGCATTATTTTGGATGGCTTGCCTAACTAAACTTGACTTTGAACACCTTTGAACATATTAGTGGTATCATTAAAGAGAAGGAAAGAATATCTGAATATGGCATCTTAAATAGAGTGGGAAATCTTATTTGAATTAAAGGAATTGTAGACCTTGATAATTTGAGAAATGGATGCCACTGTATAACACAACACCACTGTAACAGATTTGATTCATAGATCAAACCTGATCTGGATGAAATGAACAGATATAATGTTTAAGATTTAGCaacacattgaaagaattatttACCTCCCAGAGGTACAAGGAGTCCCCAAATGACAATTCACGCCGAAACAGCACCATGAACATACGGAATGCAAAGAGATAATCACCCCCGCCAAGTGTTTCTGTGTTCAAGATTCAACAAGCACAGTGCAATAACATCAAATGGATATCCAGGCTGACTGATTGACAGATCGCTGAGTCCTTATTACATACCTAGGTGGTCATGTAACTTTGGGTCCAGCACCTGAATGATAGAAGCAAGGTGCTGAAGCTGGTTCTCAACCCCAACAGATTGCTGTGTGCATCTGAAATTCCCTCGCTTTAAAATCAGAAATAGACAACAATAAGTGAAATTAGAAGAAACAAGCAAGGCTGAAGACTGAGAGAGAAGCAGTGCATACCAGTCTACGCATCAATCTCTCAAAGCACCAAAATGCGTCTGCTTCATCATTGAGTAACACTATCATCGGTGAGCATAAATCACTCATTCCTGTTTAATATATGGAAAGTACATACATAAGAATCTTTTCAGACATTAAAATAAGCTTTATATCTGCAAATAGGAGGATACAGCCACCTTGACAATAACCAACTTCTTTGTCGATCCACGCGTACACAGCTAGAATATCCCACAACTTGGAGAGATTTTCTTTCTTCTCATAGAACACCATGGATCGGTCAGTGCGCAGAACATCAAGACCTATTATAACCACACCCACAAAACATAAGACCGGGGAGAATAGAATAATGGCAGACAACAAGAAGTAGTAGCACATAATCGATGCTTACACCTTACCAATTTGGTGCAATGTGAGCTTCCACTCGATAATCTGTTTATCCGTCAGACGGTCCACAGAATCAGCCACCCCATTTCCATTGTTGCTGCTGGTCGAACCACCTTGCGACGTACCCTGGTCTGAAGTCGCTTCGAGTAGAACCAAAGGGTCCTTAATAGGCACGCCATCCTCAGTTATGATCGGGGCTGTGATGATTTTACCACTGCCCACGTGAGAATCCATCTCTCTGCATTGTTCCTTCCATCTAGCATACTGCATTCTGCATAGGGCTCATGCTGTCAAAACAAATTAACAGTTGCCTTGAACAGGTGCTTGTGAATTCTTGGTAATAAAAAAGATATAATATGAAGAATGTGGGAAACACTTGCTTAGGTGTGTATCCAGACTTACACGTATTGGATGATATGGTAACTCACTGTAATTCTTTGTAACCCGGTGATACCAGCGCTTTTAATTAGATATTGTGTGCACTAGATAGCGAGCTTTTCTAGTTTCAGGCCCTCGGAGGTCGGAGCGCCCCCTAAGGTGAAGTGAACACAGACCACATTTTGATAACGGAAAACAAGCGTGAAGAGAGAGCTTGGCGGCATTCTTTCAATGTACCCTGAACTAGCATTATTAATTTACTTGTAGCCGAGAAAAGAATAGGCAGATGTGAGTACCTTCTGGTGTTCCTGATGTGGTCGCGCTCATCGAACGTG encodes:
- the LOC124654725 gene encoding rab GTPase-activating protein 22-like; amino-acid sequence: MMRRRWSKDSETDSSSSLYQLRPDCASNVPDTKFKIKVGRTLSVRKWQAAFTQQGNLHIASVLSRIQRGGVHPAIRNEVWEFLLGCFDPDSTFDERDHIRNTRRMQYARWKEQCREMDSHVGSGKIITAPIITEDGVPIKDPLVLLEATSDQGTSQGGSTSSNNGNGVADSVDRLTDKQIIEWKLTLHQIGLDVLRTDRSMVFYEKKENLSKLWDILAVYAWIDKEVGYCQGMSDLCSPMIVLLNDEADAFWCFERLMRRLRGNFRCTQQSVGVENQLQHLASIIQVLDPKLHDHLETLGGGDYLFAFRMFMVLFRRELSFGDSLYLWEMMWALEYDPDMFSTYEEAGAATDRTQGHKPRVKPTRQFGKYERANLKNGANAVDGPVPISVFLVASVLKENSQKLLQEARGLDDLIRILNNVNGNLDAKKACEAALKLHAKYLRKMQGKKP